A portion of the Thermoanaerobaculia bacterium genome contains these proteins:
- the nadB gene encoding L-aspartate oxidase, whose product MTADACDVLVIGTGIAGCAAALSAARHGARVVIVTRSEKPESSNTFWAQGGIVGRPKGDTPASLSSDIEKAGGGLCNPAAVEKLAREGPDLVRRLLVEELGVPFDRSDGDFDWALEGAHSMPRILHVKDETGVPIERALLGAVSREKGIEWRTSHTAVDVLTPAHDSPDPLDRYASPRVFGAYLLDRTSGTVSPALSRTTILATGGLGQVFLHTTNPAGARGDGVAMAVRARARVVNLQFVQFHPTALVHPKGRLLLSEALRGAGAMITDALGKPFLKDYDPRGELAPRDIVARAIHRRMLEEDQPHALLDISHKPAEWIREHFPGVAQRCREAGYDVTTGPVPIVPAAHYSCGGVGVDLVGRTTLPALYAAGEVSCTGLHGANRLASTSLLEGLLWGWNAGDAAAAEARERAKEKAFTAREWKPESEPVDPALVAQDWLVVKHTMWNYVGLVRSGRRLERARRLLVELRHEIDDFYRHGAMSDALIGLRNGVHAALEITRAAAGDKVSRGTHYRED is encoded by the coding sequence ATGACCGCCGACGCGTGCGACGTTCTCGTGATCGGCACCGGGATCGCCGGGTGCGCGGCGGCGCTCTCCGCGGCGCGGCACGGCGCCCGCGTCGTCATCGTCACGCGCTCGGAAAAACCGGAGTCGTCCAACACGTTCTGGGCGCAGGGAGGGATCGTCGGGCGCCCGAAAGGGGACACGCCCGCCTCGCTGTCCTCCGATATCGAGAAGGCCGGGGGAGGGCTCTGCAACCCCGCGGCCGTCGAGAAGCTCGCGCGCGAGGGGCCCGACCTCGTCCGGCGGCTCCTCGTCGAGGAGCTCGGCGTCCCGTTCGACCGGTCCGACGGCGATTTCGACTGGGCGCTCGAAGGGGCGCACTCGATGCCGCGGATTCTCCACGTCAAGGACGAAACCGGGGTCCCGATCGAGCGGGCGCTCCTCGGCGCGGTTTCGCGGGAGAAGGGGATCGAGTGGCGGACGTCGCACACGGCCGTCGACGTGTTGACGCCGGCCCACGACTCGCCGGACCCGCTCGACCGGTATGCCTCGCCGCGCGTCTTCGGCGCGTATCTCCTCGACCGCACGAGCGGAACGGTCTCTCCGGCGCTCTCGCGCACGACGATCCTCGCGACGGGCGGGCTGGGCCAGGTCTTCCTCCACACGACGAACCCGGCCGGCGCGCGCGGCGACGGCGTCGCGATGGCCGTCCGGGCGCGCGCGCGGGTCGTCAACCTCCAGTTCGTGCAGTTCCATCCCACCGCGCTCGTGCATCCGAAAGGGCGGCTCCTCCTTTCCGAGGCGCTCCGGGGCGCGGGGGCGATGATCACCGACGCGCTCGGGAAGCCTTTCCTGAAGGACTACGATCCCCGCGGCGAGCTCGCGCCGCGCGACATCGTGGCGCGCGCGATCCACCGCCGGATGCTCGAGGAAGACCAGCCCCACGCTCTGCTCGACATCTCGCACAAGCCGGCCGAGTGGATCCGCGAGCACTTCCCCGGTGTCGCGCAACGGTGCCGCGAGGCGGGATACGACGTCACCACGGGCCCGGTGCCGATCGTCCCGGCGGCGCACTATTCCTGCGGCGGAGTCGGGGTGGACCTCGTCGGGCGGACGACCCTCCCCGCCCTCTATGCCGCCGGCGAGGTTTCCTGCACCGGGCTCCACGGGGCCAACCGTCTCGCCTCGACCTCGCTCCTCGAAGGTCTCCTGTGGGGGTGGAATGCCGGAGACGCGGCGGCGGCCGAGGCGCGGGAGCGCGCCAAAGAGAAGGCGTTCACCGCCAGGGAGTGGAAGCCGGAGTCGGAGCCCGTCGACCCCGCGCTCGTCGCCCAGGACTGGCTCGTCGTCAAGCACACGATGTGGAACTACGTGGGACTCGTCCGCTCGGGACGCCGGCTCGAGCGCGCCCGAAGGCTTCTCGTCGAGCTCCGCCACGAGATCGACGACTTCTACCGGCACGGAGCGATGTCGGATGCCCTGATCGGGCTTCGAAACGGGGTGCACGCGGCGCTGGAGATCACGCGCGCGGCGGCGGGGGATAAGGTATCCCGCGGCACCCACTACCGCGAAGACTAG
- the nadC gene encoding carboxylating nicotinate-nucleotide diphosphorylase has product MSFLLRESLERFLAEDLGRGDATTNAVVPAEARGRGALVVRSAGIVCGLDVAREAFSLLDPEVDWRGDAPDGAAAEPGATIASISGNARALLSAERVALNLLQRMCGIATATRRYADAVAGTGCRILDTRKTAPGLRALDKRAVIAGGGKNHRFGLDDGILIKDNHLAVAGSVAEAVSRARRGAPALVKIEVEVEDEAALREALASGADALLIDNRSPRELGPLVALARSLRPEVPLEASGGVTLENVRAYAETGVDFVSVGALTHSVTATDISLELSIA; this is encoded by the coding sequence GTGTCTTTCCTGCTGCGGGAGTCTCTCGAGCGTTTCCTGGCCGAGGACCTCGGACGCGGCGACGCGACGACGAACGCCGTCGTGCCGGCGGAAGCGCGCGGCCGCGGAGCGCTCGTCGTTCGCAGCGCGGGCATCGTCTGCGGGCTCGACGTCGCGCGGGAGGCCTTCTCCCTGCTCGATCCGGAGGTCGACTGGAGGGGGGACGCTCCCGACGGCGCCGCCGCGGAGCCCGGCGCGACGATCGCCTCCATCTCGGGAAACGCGCGCGCGCTCCTGTCCGCCGAGAGGGTCGCCCTGAATCTCCTGCAGCGGATGTGCGGAATTGCGACGGCCACCCGCCGCTACGCGGACGCCGTCGCGGGCACCGGCTGCCGCATCCTCGACACGCGCAAGACGGCGCCCGGTCTGCGGGCGCTCGACAAGCGGGCCGTGATCGCCGGCGGCGGGAAGAACCACCGGTTCGGGCTCGACGACGGGATCCTCATCAAGGACAACCATCTCGCCGTCGCGGGGTCCGTCGCCGAGGCCGTCTCGCGCGCCCGCCGCGGCGCGCCCGCGCTCGTGAAGATCGAGGTCGAGGTCGAGGACGAAGCGGCGCTCCGTGAGGCGCTCGCCTCGGGCGCGGACGCGCTCCTGATCGACAATCGCTCTCCGCGGGAGCTCGGGCCGCTCGTGGCGCTGGCGCGGTCGCTCCGGCCCGAAGTTCCGCTCGAGGCCTCCGGGGGCGTCACGCTCGAGAACGTGCGCGCGTACGCCGAGACCGGGGTCGATTTCGTCTCGGTCGGCGCGCTGACCCACTCGGTCACGGCGACCGACATCTCGCTGGAGCTCTCGATCGCATGA
- a CDS encoding VWA domain-containing protein yields the protein MTFRRALIDTLFAGLILSVFAPGAAGASVKPGSVQEQAGVSLVEVPVTVIDRDGKPVRGLTAADFEVRDDGKDVAIQAVDTTEFSTVRQGPTVHETATVTAAARRRFLLLFDLSFSTPARVVRIRDAAQKFVRNQMGPDDLGAVATYSVEHGVKLVVTFTSDREQLAAAVRTLGLGNEVETIPDPLRFTIVNIDITPSGQQIAGGSGGNKVDVESELRQTAAVAKRNDDAYRRGRVTQLLQSFGTLAKALDSVEGRKQVIYFSQGFDMRLLQGNAQDTQASQEQSEAAARGVVWGVDSQQRFGDTGLQSGLNDLLELFKRSDCVIHAVDLSGISAAQDQGTDPSGGGGKAALFAIADGTGGQLFENANDFSGQLDRLLEEESVVYVLTFAPKLTGHPDRFHPLKVRVKRSGVRLSARAGYYEPKPFNATSMVEKGLTAADVIASEIPTTAISSAVLAQTFAGKNGPETTVQVRLPAADLIAQGKSGKLPVEIYSYAFDSAGKVADFATESAVLDLAQVKSKLESGGLRWFAQMKLVPGTYRLRSLVRNSETGAMGFSAQDLVVPDFSQKKPYLVAPLAVGSIDGLVLRARSARGGVAASFPYMVGSDPFLPETSPAVGKDQELKICVYTYGFGEADRLRLGGQLLDGEGKPMGTANISLLGRSAPDELGRSTYLLGFKPAGLAPGKYQLRVVAQNDEAARQGTIPIEVR from the coding sequence ATGACCTTTCGCCGTGCCCTCATCGACACCCTCTTCGCGGGCCTGATTCTGTCGGTGTTCGCTCCGGGCGCGGCGGGCGCGTCCGTCAAGCCGGGTTCCGTCCAGGAGCAGGCGGGTGTCTCGCTCGTGGAAGTTCCGGTCACCGTCATCGACCGGGACGGCAAGCCCGTCCGCGGGCTCACGGCGGCGGACTTCGAAGTCCGCGACGACGGCAAGGACGTCGCGATCCAGGCGGTGGACACCACGGAGTTCTCGACGGTTCGGCAAGGGCCGACGGTGCACGAAACCGCAACCGTGACCGCGGCCGCGCGTCGGCGGTTCCTCCTGCTGTTCGATCTTTCGTTCTCGACGCCTGCCCGCGTCGTCCGAATCCGGGACGCCGCGCAAAAGTTCGTCCGCAATCAAATGGGGCCGGACGATCTGGGCGCGGTCGCCACCTACTCGGTCGAGCATGGAGTGAAGCTCGTGGTCACCTTCACCTCCGACCGGGAGCAGCTCGCGGCGGCGGTCCGGACCCTCGGCCTCGGCAACGAAGTGGAAACGATCCCCGACCCGCTCCGATTCACCATCGTCAACATCGACATCACCCCGTCCGGGCAACAGATCGCCGGAGGCAGCGGCGGCAACAAGGTCGACGTCGAGTCGGAGCTCCGCCAGACGGCAGCGGTCGCCAAACGGAACGACGATGCCTACCGCCGCGGCCGCGTCACCCAGCTCCTCCAGTCGTTCGGAACCCTGGCGAAGGCGCTCGATTCCGTCGAAGGTCGCAAGCAGGTCATCTACTTCTCCCAGGGATTCGACATGCGGCTTCTCCAGGGGAATGCGCAGGACACGCAGGCCTCGCAGGAGCAATCCGAGGCGGCCGCACGCGGAGTCGTCTGGGGGGTCGACAGCCAGCAGCGCTTCGGCGACACCGGGCTGCAATCGGGGCTCAACGACCTGCTCGAACTGTTCAAGCGCAGCGACTGCGTCATCCACGCCGTCGACCTCTCCGGAATCTCGGCGGCACAGGACCAGGGGACGGACCCGAGCGGCGGCGGCGGCAAGGCGGCGCTCTTCGCGATCGCCGACGGCACGGGGGGACAGCTCTTCGAGAACGCGAACGACTTCTCCGGGCAGCTCGACCGCCTCCTCGAGGAGGAGAGCGTCGTCTACGTCCTCACCTTCGCCCCGAAGCTCACCGGCCATCCCGACCGCTTCCATCCGCTCAAGGTGCGGGTCAAACGCTCGGGCGTCCGGCTCTCCGCGCGCGCCGGCTATTACGAGCCGAAGCCGTTCAACGCGACCTCGATGGTCGAGAAGGGCCTGACCGCGGCGGACGTGATCGCCTCCGAGATCCCGACGACCGCGATTTCCTCCGCCGTCCTCGCACAGACCTTCGCCGGAAAGAACGGACCCGAGACGACCGTTCAGGTCCGCCTCCCCGCGGCCGATCTCATCGCGCAGGGGAAGAGCGGCAAGCTCCCGGTCGAGATCTACAGCTATGCGTTCGACTCCGCGGGGAAGGTCGCCGACTTCGCGACGGAGAGCGCGGTGCTCGATCTGGCGCAGGTGAAGTCGAAGCTCGAATCGGGAGGGCTTCGATGGTTCGCGCAGATGAAGCTCGTCCCCGGAACGTACCGCCTGAGGTCCCTCGTGCGGAACAGCGAGACCGGAGCGATGGGATTCTCCGCCCAGGACCTCGTGGTCCCCGACTTCTCCCAGAAAAAGCCGTATCTGGTGGCGCCGCTCGCCGTCGGCAGCATCGACGGTCTCGTCCTGCGCGCCCGCTCGGCTCGCGGCGGCGTCGCCGCGTCCTTCCCGTACATGGTCGGGAGCGATCCGTTCCTCCCGGAGACCAGCCCCGCGGTCGGGAAGGACCAGGAGCTGAAGATCTGCGTCTACACGTACGGATTCGGAGAGGCGGACCGGCTGCGCCTGGGCGGCCAGCTCCTCGACGGCGAAGGAAAGCCCATGGGAACCGCGAACATCTCCCTCCTCGGGCGTTCCGCGCCCGACGAACTCGGGAGGTCGACGTATCTCCTCGGGTTCAAGCCGGCAGGACTCGCGCCGGGGAAGTATCAGCTGCGGGTCGTCGCGCAGAACGACGAGGCGGCGAGGCAGGGGACCATACCCATCGAAGTCCGGTAA